GTTTGCAGGTACCGAGCCCCTGAACTGCTGCTGGGAACCACCACGCAGACCACCAGCATCGACATGTGGTGAGAAGCAGATGCCGCTCCTAGGGCGTCGGGGAAGGGCCGGAGTCGGTCATATCAGAACTGAAGGGACAGGAGTGCAGCTGGGGCCTTTGTCAGCCTCTCAGCCCCAGGAGGGTGGGCCCAAGCCTCGGATCCCGAGAGCAGGTGTGAGAAGGGGCCCCGAGGTCCACAGACGACAGGCCTGCCCTTGTGGCCACCCTGAGAGGCCTGCAGGGACCAGGTGACATGGCCCAGGGGGGGCCCGAGTAGTCACTCACCTGTTCCATCATGACTCCTCCCGGGTTCTGCCCCCAGCCCATGGAGACGTGTGGGCAGCGCTCGCCCTCCGTGGTCACACTGCAGTGGTGCTCAGCACAGGTGTGTGGCGGAGCGAGCAGCTGAGTCAGGCGCGGCCTGCGCTCCTCTGCAGGGCCGTGGGCTGCATCCTGGCTGAGCTGCTGGCCCACAAGCCCCTGCTCCCTGGCACTTCCGAGATCCACCAGGTGGACCTGATCGTCCAGCTGCTGGGGACACCTAGTGAGAACATCTGGCCGGTGAGTGCCTGGCCTCTCCCCTCACTCGCCCTCGGCCAGGCTGGCCCGTGTGGCATCAGCTCCTGCTTCCTGCAGGGCTTCTCCAAGCTGCCCCTCGTGAGCCAGTACAGCCTGCGGAAGCAGCCCTACAACAACCTCAAGCACAGGTTCCCGTGGCTCTCAGAGGCTGGCCTGCGCCTGCTCAATCTCCTCTTCATGTACGACCCTAGGAAAAGGTGCGGACCAGCCTGCAGGTGGGGGCGGCGGCACCTTGAGCCTGAGCCCTTTCGAAAGGTTTCTCAGAACACAGGACGTGCAGCCACCCGGACGCCGCCTCCCAGGACACACATGGCGGGTCAGGTGCCCAGTCTGGGCGGTCTGCCCACCCAGGTCATGGAGCCCACTCTGCGGTTCCCAAGGGTTTCTGGGCCACAGACCCCTACCTGCCACCCCCCTTTCACTTGTCGGCAAACTTGAACCAGACACTGCTGGGCTGGGCATGGTGTGAGGGGGATGAGCCTCAGTGAGGCCCAGGGTCCTGCTAACAGCACGGCTGCTTCCAGGGCGACGGCGGGGGACTGCCTGGAGAGCTCCTACTTCAAGGAGAAGCCCCTGCGTGAGTCCTCCAGACcccccaggctctgctctgtggggcACAGGGCTGGCGGCCCCTTCTGTCCCAGGTGGTTATGTTGGGGTCTGGCCTTGCGTAGCTGCTCAAGCCCCTGCAGGCGGTGTGGCGGGCTCCCATGCACACCCCTCGGGGAGGGTGTGggccct
This genomic window from Equus przewalskii isolate Varuska chromosome 3, EquPr2, whole genome shotgun sequence contains:
- the CDK10 gene encoding cyclin-dependent kinase 10 isoform X11; amino-acid sequence: MDKEKDGVPISSLREITLLLRLRHPNIVELKEVVVGNHLESIFLVMGYCEQDLASLLENMPTPFSEAQVKCIVLQVLRGLQYLHQNFIIHRDLKVSNLLMTDKGCVKTADFGLARAYGVPVKPMTPKVVTLWYRAPELLLGTTTQTTSIDMWAVGCILAELLAHKPLLPGTSEIHQVDLIVQLLGTPSENIWPGFSKLPLVSQYSLRKQPYNNLKHRFPWLSEAGLRLLNLLFMYDPRKRATAGDCLESSYFKEKPLRESSRPPRLCSVGHRAGGPFCPSL
- the CDK10 gene encoding cyclin-dependent kinase 10 isoform X8 produces the protein MDKEKDGVPISSLREITLLLRLRHPNIVELKEVVVGNHLESIFLVMGYCEQDLASLLENMPTPFSEAQVKCIVLQVLRGLQYLHQNFIIHRDLKVSNLLMTDKGCVKTADFGLARAYGVPVKPMTPKVVTLWYRAPELLLGTTTQTTSIDMWAVGCILAELLAHKPLLPGTSEIHQVDLIVQLLGTPSENIWPGFSKLPLVSQYSLRKQPYNNLKHRFPWLSEAGLRLLNLLFMYDPRKRATAGDCLESSYFKEKPLRESSRPPRLCSVGHRAGGPFCPRWLCWGLALRSCSSPCRRCGGLPCTPLGEGVGPGQAGAVH